A genomic region of Metopolophium dirhodum isolate CAU chromosome 1, ASM1992520v1, whole genome shotgun sequence contains the following coding sequences:
- the LOC132933919 gene encoding protein stum: MWLIGTFSSGMLCLCVGKPRFTVNDTFQSRVGAFCVNFVVAAAQLFTVLFCLVGWGWSIWWGVIMLKMAKKYQKVKIIDQPVEAPVAVDHNHQI; this comes from the exons ATGTGGTTGATAGGCACGTTCTCCAGCGGGATGCTGTGCCTGTGCGTCGGAAAGCCAAGATTCACGGTCAACGACACGTTCCAGTCCAGGGTAGGCGCGTTCTGCGTGAACTTCGTCGTGGCCGCTGCTCAGCTGTTCACGGTGCTTTTTTGTTTAGTCGGTTGGGGATGGAGCATATGGTGGGGTGTGATAATGCTCAAGATGGCTA AGAAATATcagaaagtcaaaataattgatCAACCCGTCGAAGCGCCCGTTGCCGTCGACCACAACCACCAGATCTGA
- the LOC132933918 gene encoding uncharacterized protein LOC132933918: protein MDDYSAMRRHLPFADYDEDDNYMGEEDNNEEESSEILKLRAEKEAALSRFSPEVRKSVDSLLDELLCKTIFNVHKELKLGILDPSRYDSNYERRVNSPTLVHIAENLNITKPTQEVDCPKCFVPVKCLLLSKHLALCMNPHQSTYSYSSRNSSRIARQRIQEGFKTAYDESKNDSEDERVKPKRRNNKGKKSTNKSSRDNSRSKDSTY, encoded by the exons ATGGACGATTACTCTGCTATGCGAAGGCATTTGCCATTTGCAGACTATGATGAAGACGACAACTACATGGGAGAAGAAGACAACAATGAAGAAGAGAGttctgaaattttaaaattaagagcTGAAAAGGAGGCTGCCTTAAGTCGTTTCTCTCCTGAAGTTAGGAAATCAGTAGATTCATTACTTGATGAGCTGCTgtgtaaaactatatttaatgttcataaagaattaaaattaggAATTCTTGATCCAAGTCGGTATGATTCTAATTACGAAAGACGCGTTAACTCTCCAACCTTAGTACATATTGCTGAAAATTTGAATATCACTAAACCAACTCAGGAAGTTGATTGTCCGAAATGTTTTGTACCAGTGAAGTGTCTTTTATTATCTAAACATTTAGCATTATGTATGAATCCACACCAAAGCACTTATTCTTATAGTAGTAGAAATAGTTCTCGAATAGCTCGACAGCGTATACAAGAAGGTTTTAAGACCGCTTATGACGAATCTAAAAATGATAGTGAAGATGAACGAGTTAAACCAAAAAGACGTAACAACAAAGGAAAAAAGTCCACAAACAAAAGCTCAAG agatAATTCACGTTCAAAAGACTCGACTTACTAG
- the LOC132933917 gene encoding UPF0489 protein C5orf22 homolog — protein MVYKIKKHSTMPVHVVDDHNDALRYIYREIGSKHLPLYGNVLLHFDSHPDLSIPKDMPADYVYEKEQLFDSLSIENWILPAAYAGHFDKIIWVKPPWARQFNEGEIVFSIGKHKTSGAIRLTNSSDFYLSEGLYCLENDLINIRTIKLFVFTMCSSVFDDGEEKFELLRNKFIEYTRDNPHYILDFDCDFFSTNNPFLTMYDKANLYTNLHKIYTYNSPTNKEDVNSLLQCSRSREILLQELESVFMHLDDGKSLDEYPTETLTAVNTEDLSFIVNELLKNYDTIDWLIVHNAGCTIDNIELPNHHTDIADIAKSMDIVFNFLPIIHEPAAITIALSTGDDYCPLESARFINESLLAKLECLYNKLNVQKCTEGS, from the coding sequence atggtttacaaaataaagaaacactCAACAATGCCCGTTCACGTAGTCGACGACCATAACGACGCATTGCGATATATCTACCGGGAAATAGGTTCGAAACACTTGCCCTTGTATGGCAATGTTCTGTTGCATTTCGATTCGCATCCTGATTTGTCCATTCCGAAAGATATGCCGGCCGATTACGTTTACGAAAAAGAACAGTTGTTTGATTCGTTGAGCATTGAGAACTGGATACTGCCAGCTGCGTATGCCGgccattttgataaaattatctgGGTAAAGCCTCCTTGGGCACGGCAATTCAATGAAGGTGAAATTGTGTTCAGTATTGGCAAGCACAAGACGTCTGGCGCCATACGATTGACTAATTCTAGTGATTTCTATCTGAGTGAAGGTCTTTATTGTTTGGAAAATGATCTCATTAATATAAGAACAATCAAGTTATTTGTGTTCACCATGTGTAGTTCAGTGTTTGACGATGGCGAGGaaaaatttgagctattacgaAATAAATTTATCGAGTACACTAGAGATAATCCTCATTATATCTTAGATTTTGATTGTGACTTTTTCTCCACAAACAATCCATTTCTGACCATGTACGACAAAGCAAATCTGTATACTAATCTACATAAAATTTACACCTATAACTCTCCGACTAATAAAGAGGACGTTAACAGTTTACTACAATGTTCTCGCTCTAGAGAAATATTATTGCAAGAATTAGAATCTGTGTTCATGCATCTCGATGACGGGAAGTCATTAGATGAGTATCCGACTGAAACTTTAACTGCCGTAAATACTGAAGATTTATCGTTTATTGTAAACGAGTTGTTGAAAAATTACGATACAATTGACTGGTTGATAGTACATAATGCTGGTTGCACAATTGACAACATTGAATTACCTAACCATCACACGGACATAGCTGATATCGCGAAATCTATGGATATTGTATTCAACTTTTTACCTATTATACACGAGCCAGCTGCCATTACAATTGCCTTGTCCACGGGAGATGATTACTGTCCATTGGAAAGTGCGCGCTTTATTAATGAATCATTGCTCGCAAAGCTAGAATGCTTGTATAATAAACTGAATGTTCAAAAATGTACTGAAGGTTCCTAA
- the LOC132935300 gene encoding uncharacterized protein LOC132935300 gives MSAPINEGASTSAGLSEYELLRQENMNKLKHEVGDIFSNALQSSQNIKTNLRFRSGRRAAHIPGLRVKLFSKLEKSSKAKRAQREDIRRSSRSKKKQIYYDSKDGNKDGKNKKRQQKFKQQKKCPSLKSKVSKRTFSRNVSRLDVSLVTKEMLDNIHYRSVGKKYSSDKGTTCHQCRQKTLDQKSYCRHESCKGMRGMFCGFCLVRRYGEDVAQALLNPVWACPPCRGQCNCSICRRYQGKIPTGQLAQVAKAKGYKSVCDLLRTIEGDPCEPQNHNPIENPIELQNSNVVGFTGTQLKNDVAVLDEHKSENKVKNLKSIKKDEEQCNSKNYIEEHRETSEMIIDKLYEKIMVSTYN, from the exons ATGTCTGCCCCGATCAACGAGGGGGCTTCCACCTCTGCTGGTCTGTCAGAGTACGAACTCTTACGGCAAGAGAACATGAATAAACTGAAGCACGag GTGGGCGATATATTTAGTAATGCTCTGCAAAGTTCCCAgaacattaaaacaaatttgcGATTCCGGAGTGGTAGAAGGGCAGCTCATATACCAGGGCTACGAGTGAAATTATTCTCTAAACTGGAAAAATCATCAAAGGCGAAAAGGGCTCAAAGAGAAGATATCCGTCGATCATCACGttctaaaaa AAAGCAAATTTACTATGATTCTAAAGATGGAAATAAAgatggaaaaaacaaaaaacgtcAACAGAAATTTAAACAACAGAAAAAGTGTCCTTCACTTAAATCTAAA GTTTCAAAACGAACGTTTAGCAGAAATGTTTCTCGATTGGATGTATCTCTTGTAACAAAAGAAATGTTAGACAACATACATTATCGCTCTgtaggaaaaaaatatagtagtgaTAAAGGGACCACTTGCCACCAATGCAG gCAGAAAACTTTGGACCAAAAATCATACTGTCGGCACGAGAGTTGTAAAGGTATGAGAGGTATGTTCTGTGGTTTTTGTTTGGTTAGACGATATGGTGAAGATGTAGCTCAAGCTTTATTAAATccg gtATGGGCTTGTCCACCATGTCGCGGTCAATGTAACTGCAGCATTTGTAGGCGTTATCAAGGCAAAATTCCAACTGGACAATTGGCACAAGTAGCTAAAGCTAAAGGATATAAGTCTGTTTGCGATCTGTTAAGGACAATAGAAGGAGACCCATGTGAACCGCAAAATCATAATCCCATAGAGAACCCCATTGAACTTCAAAACAGTAATGTAGTTGGTTTTACCGGTACCCAGTTAAAGAATGATGTGGCTGTACTTGATGAACACAAGTCTGAAAACAAGgtcaagaatttaaaatcaattaaaaaggATGAAGAACAATGTAactctaaaaattatatagaagaGCATAGAGAAACGTCAGAAATGATTATTGATAAACTCTATGAGAAAATAATGGTGTCtacatataattaa